A segment of the Synechococcus sp. CBW1002 genome:
TATCTCCATAAGGCCGTGGCCCTGGACCATCTGGAGGTGGCCCTACGCAGCCTCAGCCAAGGCGCAAGCTGGTGGGATACCACCGCCACAAGCGCCCTGCGCGAACGCAATCAGGGTCTGCAGCAGCTGAAAGCCAACGTCACAGCCTTGCCGCCGCTCACCCGCCGGGAGGGGGATGTGCTCGTCTGCCTCGCTGATGGCCTCACCAACAATGAGATCGCTGCCCATCTGGGGATCACATCTGGAACGGTGCGCATCTATCTGCAGACGATCTTTCAGAAGCTTGGGGTGACAAACCGCACCCAGGCTGTGCTCCGCTATCTCGGTCGCTCTGAGGAGGGCGTCAGGGTCTGAACCCAGCGCTGCAAAGGTTCAAGGCTCCATGATCCCCGGCTCAGAGGATCTGGTCGAGGAA
Coding sequences within it:
- a CDS encoding response regulator transcription factor encodes the protein MKLLLIEDDQAYSLGIETFLHRQAFVEDVRTTADGERALELLAEAPVDVVILDIGLPGLGGMEVCRRIVSGFGLPVLILTSQDDVSWVGRLWEMGASGYLHKAVALDHLEVALRSLSQGASWWDTTATSALRERNQGLQQLKANVTALPPLTRREGDVLVCLADGLTNNEIAAHLGITSGTVRIYLQTIFQKLGVTNRTQAVLRYLGRSEEGVRV